A section of the Spirosoma pollinicola genome encodes:
- a CDS encoding erythromycin esterase family protein: MQRPYPAFHLLFSLGFSLLVTSCQKAEPDPLADLSADKIRVVQALNKVILPLQDADPTREFTELAPLDTVLAKAQVVGMGEGTHGTREFFRMKDRLFRYLVQKHGHQTIAFEASFGRSVMVNRFIHGQSTGLASAAEAAKSMYFWTWSTDEVRELLQWMKDYNTGKSADQQLSFYGFDCQYADDEFPLLTEFLTKVDPASLSKVDSLVSQYALVSKLSTTDPLRQQYAQGLAVLSNRFVANEGRWVAAGGRMEYEIARQAARVLIQQQDLGDGSTCNSGAKRDQYMAENVQWLLTRMNIGKVSLWAHNYHMANMPVASCNLPTMGAVLKKQLTTKYLIVGQLFTNGSFTAIDGSQGIGRLKSLSIRTEGVNNSFNYLLGKGQYATFALNLYQPQPDTVLTNWLNAKHPMFDAGAVFDETHPEKYYTITALTGHFDVLIHFRDTTPTQLLF, from the coding sequence ATGCAAAGGCCCTACCCTGCTTTTCACCTTCTGTTCTCTCTTGGCTTCAGCCTGTTGGTGACCAGTTGCCAAAAGGCGGAACCTGATCCATTAGCCGACTTATCTGCGGACAAGATCCGGGTTGTACAGGCGTTGAATAAAGTCATTCTGCCCTTACAGGATGCTGACCCGACACGGGAGTTTACTGAGCTAGCCCCTCTGGATACCGTTCTAGCCAAAGCACAGGTGGTGGGTATGGGCGAAGGCACCCACGGGACGCGTGAGTTTTTTCGAATGAAAGACCGCCTGTTTCGCTACCTGGTTCAGAAACATGGCCATCAGACCATCGCCTTTGAAGCTAGTTTCGGCCGCTCAGTGATGGTAAACCGGTTTATTCATGGCCAGAGTACGGGACTAGCTTCAGCAGCCGAAGCGGCTAAAAGCATGTATTTCTGGACGTGGTCAACCGACGAGGTACGCGAGTTGCTCCAGTGGATGAAAGACTACAATACTGGTAAATCAGCCGACCAGCAACTATCCTTCTACGGTTTTGATTGCCAGTATGCGGATGACGAATTTCCCTTGCTCACTGAGTTTTTGACTAAGGTTGACCCCGCTTCTTTATCAAAAGTTGATTCCCTGGTTAGTCAATATGCGCTTGTGAGCAAGTTGTCAACGACCGATCCGCTTCGGCAGCAGTATGCCCAGGGTTTGGCCGTATTGTCTAATCGGTTTGTGGCCAATGAAGGTAGATGGGTTGCTGCGGGCGGACGTATGGAGTATGAGATTGCTCGGCAGGCAGCTCGCGTGCTCATTCAACAGCAGGATTTAGGCGATGGCAGCACCTGTAACTCGGGTGCCAAACGGGATCAGTATATGGCCGAGAATGTGCAATGGCTGTTGACCAGAATGAACATTGGCAAGGTAAGCTTGTGGGCTCATAATTATCACATGGCCAATATGCCTGTTGCGTCTTGTAACCTGCCCACGATGGGCGCTGTGTTGAAAAAGCAATTGACGACGAAATACCTGATCGTGGGTCAACTGTTCACCAACGGTTCGTTTACAGCCATCGACGGCTCTCAAGGTATTGGCCGCTTAAAATCCCTCTCGATCCGTACGGAAGGGGTAAACAATTCGTTCAACTACCTGCTAGGTAAAGGGCAGTACGCTACGTTTGCATTGAACCTGTACCAGCCTCAGCCAGACACCGTATTAACCAACTGGCTGAACGCCAAGCACCCAATGTTCGATGCGGGTGCCGTTTTTGATGAAACTCACCCTGAGAAATACTATACTATAACTGCCTTGACCGGCCACTTCGATGTGTTAATTCATTTTCGGGACACAACCCCGACCCAGCTACTTTTTTAA
- a CDS encoding peptidase associated/transthyretin-like domain-containing protein, with protein METIKAVKHSLLLAILTGSLSCGFTAVDKQTSITGTVQLNTGKPVENYPLSVLAKNGSTFGGSNLVSQQDFRTDKNGAFAYQGLFLSEGLGGLGYELRWAFDFKIQDSPIQSIRSRQSSRTPVLISHQVTSLMAIYFQVSSIPSRSS; from the coding sequence ATGGAAACGATAAAAGCAGTAAAGCATAGCCTGCTTTTGGCCATACTCACCGGCAGTTTAAGCTGTGGCTTTACGGCCGTTGATAAACAAACGTCAATAACAGGAACGGTTCAACTCAATACGGGAAAACCCGTTGAGAATTATCCGCTCAGCGTATTGGCTAAGAATGGGTCAACTTTTGGTGGCAGTAACTTAGTGTCTCAGCAAGATTTTCGCACCGATAAAAATGGGGCTTTTGCCTACCAAGGCCTGTTTTTATCCGAGGGATTAGGTGGCTTAGGCTATGAACTGCGATGGGCCTTCGACTTTAAAATTCAGGACAGTCCTATTCAGTCGATACGGTCCAGGCAATCATCCCGGACGCCAGTATTAATATCACATCAGGTTACCAGTTTGATGGCTATCTATTTCCAGGTAAGCAGCATACCATCAAGATCATCTTGA